A region of Micromonospora sp. WMMD882 DNA encodes the following proteins:
- a CDS encoding N-acetyltransferase, which translates to MTTLRLRPEGPADTEPIRQVLAGAFARPDLAVPPEVGLVEELRGSAAWLPELAMVAEYGGELAGYALLTRVRVSPAQFPALVLGPVAVAPHRQRIGLGTSVVQAALEAATELGERLVVVLGDPAFYRRFGFGPADRAGLSSPWSGLGEPWQALVLPLAVSGAAEPPPGEVVFPPPWSRV; encoded by the coding sequence ATGACCACGCTGCGGCTGCGACCCGAGGGGCCCGCCGACACCGAGCCGATCCGGCAGGTGCTCGCCGGGGCGTTCGCCCGCCCCGACCTCGCGGTCCCCCCGGAGGTCGGCCTGGTCGAGGAGTTGCGCGGCAGCGCCGCCTGGCTCCCCGAGCTGGCCATGGTCGCCGAGTACGGCGGTGAGCTGGCCGGCTACGCCCTGCTCACCCGGGTCCGGGTGAGCCCCGCGCAGTTTCCCGCGCTGGTGCTCGGGCCGGTCGCCGTGGCCCCGCACCGGCAACGGATCGGTCTGGGGACCTCCGTCGTGCAGGCCGCCCTGGAAGCCGCCACCGAGCTCGGCGAGCGGCTGGTCGTGGTGCTCGGCGACCCGGCTTTCTACCGCCGGTTCGGGTTCGGCCCGGCGGACCGGGCGGGGCTGTCCAGCCCGTGGTCCGGGCTGGGGGAGCCGTGGCAGGCGTTGGTGCTGCCGCTGGCGGTGAGCGGCGCGGCGGAGCCGCCCCCGGGCGAGGTGGTCTTCCCGCCCCCGTGGTCCCGGGTCTGA
- a CDS encoding molybdopterin molybdotransferase MoeA, giving the protein MRSEPTGTSAAGQPAAAPPPAGWEEARARGYAVGSAAALPVVDRSLAEADGHTLAAPLTTRTDLPAFPTSSVDGWAVRGAGPWRVVGRVLAGGAPDPLTGDGVTVEIATGAMVPEGTTAILRVEESGRTADGRVTGTPRPAPEWRLPGEEAAAGEELLPAGTPVDPALIGLAASCGHDSLPVRRPPRAALLVFGDELLTTGPPGGGRVRDALGPAVPAWLRRYGCQVRPSDVVGPVADTLSAHVSALGQALTGADLVCTTGGTMHGPVDHLHPTLQALGADYVVNTVAVRPGFPMLLARLVGADGRARFVAGLPGNPQSAIVALVSLVAPLLAGLQGRPMPTLPQVTLAEPIRGRGDHTHLALVRLDATDGAARPVRHVGSAMLRGLAGADGFAVIRPGTSGEPGARVPMVPLPLLPGERTW; this is encoded by the coding sequence GTGCGGAGCGAGCCGACCGGGACCAGCGCCGCCGGGCAACCGGCCGCCGCGCCACCGCCGGCAGGCTGGGAGGAAGCCCGGGCCCGGGGGTACGCGGTCGGCTCGGCCGCCGCGCTCCCCGTCGTCGACCGGTCGCTGGCCGAAGCGGACGGACACACCCTCGCCGCGCCCCTGACCACCCGCACCGACCTGCCCGCCTTCCCGACCTCCAGCGTCGACGGCTGGGCGGTACGCGGCGCGGGCCCGTGGCGGGTCGTCGGCCGGGTGCTCGCCGGAGGCGCCCCGGACCCGCTGACCGGGGACGGCGTCACGGTCGAGATCGCCACCGGCGCGATGGTGCCCGAGGGGACCACCGCCATCCTGCGGGTCGAGGAGTCCGGCCGGACCGCCGACGGCCGGGTGACCGGCACGCCCCGACCCGCTCCGGAGTGGCGACTGCCCGGCGAGGAGGCCGCGGCCGGTGAGGAGCTGCTCCCGGCCGGCACCCCGGTCGACCCGGCGCTGATCGGGCTGGCCGCCTCCTGCGGTCACGACTCGCTCCCGGTCCGCCGGCCGCCCCGCGCGGCCCTGCTGGTCTTCGGCGACGAGCTGCTGACCACCGGCCCGCCGGGCGGCGGCCGGGTCCGCGACGCCCTCGGCCCGGCCGTGCCGGCCTGGCTGCGCCGGTACGGCTGCCAGGTGCGGCCGTCCGACGTGGTCGGCCCGGTCGCCGACACGCTCTCCGCGCACGTGAGCGCCCTCGGTCAGGCGTTGACCGGGGCCGACCTGGTCTGCACCACCGGCGGGACGATGCACGGGCCGGTCGACCACCTGCACCCGACGCTCCAGGCGCTCGGCGCGGACTACGTGGTCAACACGGTCGCCGTCCGGCCCGGGTTCCCGATGCTGCTGGCCCGACTCGTCGGCGCCGACGGTCGGGCCCGGTTCGTGGCCGGGCTGCCCGGCAACCCGCAGTCGGCGATCGTCGCCCTGGTCTCGCTTGTCGCCCCGCTGCTGGCCGGGCTCCAGGGCCGGCCGATGCCGACGCTGCCGCAGGTCACGCTGGCCGAGCCGATCCGTGGCCGCGGGGACCACACCCACCTCGCCCTGGTCCGGCTCGACGCGACGGACGGCGCCGCCCGACCGGTCCGGCACGTCGGCTCGGCGATGCTGCGCGGTCTGGCCGGCGCCGACGGGTTCGCGGTGATCCGGCCGGGGACGAGCGGAGAGCCCGGGGCCCGGGTGCCGATGGTGCCGCTGCCCCTGCTGCCCGGGGAACGGACATGGTGA
- a CDS encoding flagellar basal body protein FliL gives MANHGPPGAGRPDPWSGRRPDQPYQPRDRGGWTEPAGSGHPYQERDPYQAGDPYRGGEPYRGGEPYPAAEPYRRGGPYPAERRDGYGPPVSGGQLPAFLGGPEPAAAPPPRRRGRGRTVAVLAVLVVLVLGGGAGLFWLANSDETAPDEVAALPSVTPAPTDAPPSAPPDEPADVSPSALAPESSADPRFAEVGQCVRNEASAGARPKLLITGCAPKTYEVLRRFDGATSGEKDAETKCARVDGYTDWYFYNSELDTLDFVLCLKLR, from the coding sequence ATGGCGAACCACGGACCGCCGGGGGCCGGCCGACCGGACCCGTGGTCCGGGCGACGCCCGGACCAGCCGTACCAGCCCCGCGACCGGGGTGGCTGGACGGAGCCGGCCGGCAGCGGCCACCCGTACCAGGAACGCGACCCTTACCAGGCTGGTGACCCGTACCGGGGCGGAGAGCCGTACCGGGGCGGAGAGCCGTACCCGGCGGCGGAGCCGTACCGGCGGGGTGGGCCGTATCCGGCGGAGCGGCGGGACGGATACGGTCCGCCGGTTTCCGGCGGTCAGCTTCCGGCGTTCCTCGGCGGGCCCGAGCCGGCCGCCGCGCCCCCGCCGCGTCGGCGCGGCCGGGGCCGGACGGTCGCGGTGCTCGCCGTGCTGGTGGTGCTGGTGCTCGGCGGTGGCGCGGGCCTGTTCTGGCTGGCCAACTCGGACGAGACGGCCCCGGACGAGGTCGCCGCCCTGCCGTCGGTGACGCCCGCGCCGACCGACGCGCCGCCGTCCGCGCCGCCCGACGAGCCGGCGGACGTCTCGCCGAGCGCGCTCGCTCCCGAGTCGTCGGCCGACCCCCGGTTCGCCGAGGTGGGGCAGTGCGTACGCAACGAGGCGTCGGCCGGGGCGCGGCCGAAGCTGCTGATCACCGGGTGCGCGCCGAAGACGTACGAGGTGCTGCGGCGGTTCGACGGGGCGACCAGCGGCGAGAAGGACGCCGAGACGAAGTGCGCCCGGGTCGACGGGTACACCGACTGGTACTTCTACAACAGCGAGCTGGACACCCTCGACTTCGTGCTCTGCCTCAAGCTCCGCTGA
- a CDS encoding UvrD-helicase domain-containing protein: MPLFSAVPSSGGPSPFVADLHIHSKYSRACSRDLTLPNLGWWARRKGIGVLGTGDFTHPAWYDHLRETLRPAEPGLYRLSPEAERDIARRLPSRLADAAEADPVRYLLSVEISTIYKRDDRTRKVHHLVYLPDLDAVERFNATLARIGNIASDGRPILGLDSRDLLEITLEASPDGYLVPAHIWTPWFSALGSKSGFDAIADCYADLAGHIFAVETGLSSDPAMNWRVGSLDGYQLVSNSDAHSPPALAREATVFATGRDYFAIREALRTGDGLAGTIEFFPEEGKYHADGHRLCGVSWSPERTRAAGGRCPECGKPLTVGVLSRVEELADRPEGHRPPQARDVTHLVPLAEILGELNQVGPRSKRVEGKLNDLVAGLGPELEILTSTPLPEIARVGGELLAEGIGRLRRGEVRRVPGFDGEYGVITLFDPDELRTSGKPQADALFEVPVPKQRVTRKEPAARTKPAAAEPRRRPTRETPPPVPPIAAAPSPHEPFEPMLAGMEEVGTGLLDRLDAMQRVAASAPGGPLLIVAGPGTGKTRTLTHRIAYLCAELNVFPETCLAITFTRRAAEELRHRLDGLLGPVAEDVTVGTFHSLGLAILRENAEAAGLPPDFRIADDVERAAARAEAGDDIATYTALLRKQQLVDLDELLSLPVGLLRADRKLTQRYRDRWRWIFVDEYQDVDAVQYELLRLLSPADGNLCAIGDPDQAIYSFRGADVGYFLRFAEDFTDARPVRLNRNYRSSAPILAAAAQAIAPSSLVRGRRLDPARLDPEAPLVGRYPAASVADEADFVVRTVDELVGGLSHRSLDSGRIDGRSTTLSFSDIAVLYRTDAQAAPILDALSRANVPVQKRSHDRLRDRPGVAAIARELRHADGLDGGLPARVRLVGQLLADRYAAPTLDATGSVRPEDVRAAVDLLTPLARRCGDDLPLFLSQLATGAEVDALDPRAEAVTLLTLHAAKGLEFPVVFLVGCEDGLLPLRWPGSTPSDDDVAEERRLFFVGLTRAQDRLYVSHAARRARHGPEREVRPSPFLDAIDPGLFERFGAAEPARPRNRQLRLM, encoded by the coding sequence GTGCCCCTGTTCAGCGCCGTACCCTCCTCCGGCGGTCCCTCGCCGTTCGTCGCGGACCTGCACATCCACTCGAAGTACTCGCGGGCGTGCAGCCGGGACCTGACCCTGCCGAACCTCGGCTGGTGGGCCCGGCGTAAGGGCATCGGCGTGCTCGGCACCGGCGACTTCACCCACCCCGCCTGGTACGACCACCTGCGGGAGACGCTGCGTCCGGCCGAGCCGGGCCTGTACCGGCTCAGCCCGGAGGCGGAACGGGACATCGCCCGGCGGCTGCCGTCCCGGCTGGCCGACGCGGCCGAGGCCGACCCGGTCCGGTACCTGCTCAGCGTGGAGATCTCCACGATCTACAAGCGGGACGACCGCACCCGTAAGGTGCACCATCTGGTGTACCTGCCGGATCTGGACGCGGTCGAGCGGTTCAACGCCACGCTCGCCCGGATCGGCAACATCGCCTCGGACGGTCGGCCGATCCTCGGCCTGGACTCCCGGGACCTGTTGGAGATCACCCTGGAGGCCAGCCCGGACGGCTACCTCGTCCCGGCGCACATCTGGACGCCGTGGTTCTCGGCGCTGGGCTCGAAGTCCGGTTTCGACGCGATCGCCGACTGTTACGCCGACCTGGCCGGGCACATCTTCGCCGTGGAGACCGGGCTCTCCTCGGACCCGGCGATGAACTGGCGGGTGGGCAGCCTGGACGGGTACCAGCTCGTGTCCAACTCGGACGCCCACTCGCCGCCGGCGCTGGCCCGGGAGGCCACGGTCTTCGCGACCGGGCGGGACTACTTCGCCATCCGGGAGGCGCTGCGCACCGGGGACGGGCTGGCCGGCACCATCGAGTTCTTCCCGGAGGAGGGGAAGTACCACGCCGACGGACACCGGCTGTGCGGGGTGAGCTGGTCCCCGGAGCGGACCCGGGCAGCCGGCGGGCGCTGCCCGGAGTGCGGGAAACCGCTCACCGTGGGCGTGCTCAGCCGGGTCGAGGAGCTGGCCGACCGGCCCGAGGGGCACCGGCCGCCGCAGGCCCGCGACGTCACCCACCTGGTGCCGCTGGCCGAGATCCTCGGTGAGCTGAACCAGGTCGGCCCCCGGTCGAAGCGGGTCGAGGGGAAACTGAACGACCTGGTCGCCGGGCTCGGCCCGGAGCTGGAGATCCTGACCAGCACCCCGCTGCCGGAGATCGCGCGGGTCGGCGGGGAGCTGCTCGCCGAGGGCATCGGCCGGCTGCGCCGGGGCGAGGTGCGCCGGGTGCCGGGCTTCGACGGCGAGTACGGCGTGATCACGCTCTTCGACCCGGACGAGCTGCGTACGTCCGGGAAACCGCAGGCCGACGCGTTGTTCGAGGTGCCCGTACCGAAGCAGCGGGTGACCCGGAAGGAGCCGGCGGCCCGGACGAAGCCGGCGGCGGCGGAGCCGAGGCGACGGCCGACCCGGGAGACCCCGCCGCCCGTCCCGCCGATCGCGGCCGCGCCGTCGCCGCACGAGCCGTTCGAGCCGATGCTCGCCGGCATGGAGGAGGTCGGCACCGGCCTGCTGGACCGGCTGGACGCGATGCAGCGGGTGGCCGCCTCCGCGCCGGGCGGTCCGCTGCTGATCGTGGCCGGGCCGGGCACCGGCAAGACCCGGACGCTGACCCACCGGATCGCGTACCTCTGCGCCGAGCTGAACGTCTTCCCGGAGACCTGCCTGGCGATCACCTTCACCCGGCGGGCCGCCGAGGAGCTGCGGCACCGCCTCGACGGGCTGCTCGGGCCGGTCGCCGAGGACGTCACCGTCGGCACGTTCCACTCCCTCGGGTTGGCGATCCTGCGGGAGAACGCCGAGGCGGCCGGCCTGCCGCCGGACTTCCGGATCGCCGACGACGTCGAGCGCGCCGCCGCCCGCGCGGAGGCCGGCGACGACATCGCCACCTACACCGCGCTGCTGCGCAAGCAGCAGCTCGTCGACCTGGACGAGCTGCTCAGCCTGCCGGTGGGGCTGCTGCGCGCCGACCGCAAGCTGACCCAGCGGTACCGGGACCGCTGGCGGTGGATCTTCGTGGACGAGTACCAGGACGTCGACGCGGTCCAGTACGAGCTGTTGCGGCTGCTCAGCCCGGCCGACGGCAACCTCTGCGCGATCGGCGACCCGGACCAGGCGATCTACTCGTTCCGGGGCGCGGACGTCGGGTACTTCCTGCGTTTCGCCGAGGACTTCACCGACGCGCGGCCCGTCCGGCTGAACCGCAACTACCGCTCGTCGGCGCCGATCCTGGCCGCGGCGGCGCAGGCCATCGCGCCGTCGTCGCTGGTCCGGGGCCGCCGGTTGGATCCGGCCCGGCTCGACCCGGAGGCCCCGCTGGTCGGCCGGTACCCGGCGGCGTCCGTCGCCGACGAGGCCGACTTCGTGGTACGCACCGTCGACGAGCTGGTCGGCGGCCTCTCCCACCGGTCGCTGGACTCCGGACGGATCGACGGGCGCAGCACCACCCTCTCCTTCTCGGACATCGCCGTGCTGTACCGCACCGACGCCCAGGCCGCCCCGATCCTGGACGCGCTGAGCCGGGCGAACGTGCCGGTGCAGAAGCGGTCGCACGACCGGCTGCGGGACCGGCCCGGCGTGGCGGCGATCGCCCGCGAGCTGCGGCACGCCGACGGCCTCGACGGCGGGCTGCCGGCCCGGGTACGGCTGGTCGGGCAGCTCCTCGCCGACCGGTACGCCGCGCCCACCCTGGATGCCACCGGCTCGGTGCGCCCGGAGGACGTCCGGGCCGCGGTCGACCTGCTCACCCCGCTGGCCCGACGCTGCGGCGACGACCTGCCGCTGTTCCTGTCGCAGCTCGCCACCGGCGCGGAGGTGGACGCGCTCGACCCGCGTGCCGAGGCGGTCACCCTGCTCACCCTGCACGCCGCGAAGGGGTTGGAGTTCCCGGTGGTCTTCCTGGTCGGCTGCGAGGACGGGCTGCTGCCGTTGCGCTGGCCGGGCTCGACGCCCAGCGACGACGACGTCGCCGAGGAGCGGCGGCTGTTCTTCGTCGGGCTGACCCGCGCCCAGGACCGGCTCTACGTCAGCCACGCCGCCCGCCGCGCCCGGCACGGGCCGGAACGGGAGGTCCGCCCGTCGCCGTTCCTGGACGCGATCGATCCGGGACTGTTCGAACGGTTCGGCGCGGCGGAGCCGGCCCGCCCGAGGAACCGGCAGCTACGGCTGATGTGA
- a CDS encoding glycosyltransferase 87 family protein has translation MPATVERRADRFAPVRRVVRGIDRRTAIRLGIVAAAVYAAWSAVGAFGRPYNFFDMKIYHGAMVWWVTGNELYEFVAPRTTLGFTYPPFAGLVMLPMAHLPVPAAGWLNALGSVAALTVVLAALLRPIVDRLGQPLWFVVAVAAPLAVAIEPVRETLGYGQVNLLLFALVAADLIGLRWRSRRGTRYRRDDGPLRRFVYGGGWAGAGIGLATSIKLTPALFIVYLLITRQWRAAATATGTAAGVSLGMFAVAGEESRAYFTQVLWQTERVGAADMTPNQSLAGLLARLYDSIETPGLLWFSFAVLMLALGLSRAANARADGDELTAFTLVGLTTNVISPISWTHHLVWVIPAIVVLADAAIRRREASRGLVQRSGPASSYGGPPGVNGLRPPIWYPAMTGFRHGAAAVALYLLFLVSPIWPYEHQLPEVSHYADGLFGALMENSLALALIVLVAALPWRPGAEPAFYTERPARPEAVGRR, from the coding sequence ATGCCGGCGACCGTCGAGAGACGGGCGGACCGCTTCGCCCCCGTGCGCCGGGTGGTCCGGGGCATCGACCGCCGGACGGCGATCCGCCTCGGCATCGTGGCCGCCGCCGTCTACGCCGCCTGGAGCGCCGTCGGAGCGTTCGGCCGTCCGTACAACTTCTTCGACATGAAGATCTACCACGGGGCGATGGTCTGGTGGGTCACCGGTAACGAGCTGTACGAGTTCGTCGCCCCCCGGACCACCCTCGGGTTCACCTACCCCCCGTTCGCCGGGCTGGTCATGCTGCCGATGGCGCACCTGCCCGTGCCGGCCGCCGGCTGGCTCAACGCGCTCGGCAGCGTGGCCGCGCTGACCGTGGTGCTGGCCGCGCTGCTCCGACCGATCGTCGACCGGCTCGGTCAACCCCTGTGGTTCGTCGTCGCGGTCGCGGCGCCCCTCGCGGTCGCCATCGAGCCGGTCCGCGAGACCCTCGGGTACGGCCAGGTGAACCTGCTGCTCTTCGCGCTGGTCGCCGCGGACCTGATCGGCCTGAGGTGGCGGTCCCGTCGGGGCACCCGGTACCGCCGCGACGACGGGCCGCTGCGCCGGTTCGTGTACGGCGGCGGCTGGGCCGGCGCGGGGATCGGGCTGGCCACCTCGATCAAGCTCACCCCGGCGCTGTTCATCGTCTACCTGCTGATCACCCGGCAGTGGCGGGCCGCCGCGACGGCCACCGGCACCGCCGCCGGCGTCTCCCTGGGCATGTTCGCCGTCGCCGGGGAGGAGTCCCGCGCCTACTTCACCCAGGTGCTCTGGCAGACCGAACGGGTCGGCGCGGCCGACATGACGCCGAACCAGTCGCTGGCCGGTCTGCTGGCCCGGCTCTACGACTCGATCGAGACGCCCGGGCTGCTCTGGTTCTCGTTCGCGGTGCTGATGCTCGCGCTGGGCCTCTCCCGGGCCGCGAACGCCCGCGCCGACGGTGACGAGCTGACCGCGTTCACCCTCGTCGGGCTCACCACCAACGTGATCAGCCCGATCTCGTGGACGCACCACCTGGTCTGGGTCATCCCGGCGATCGTGGTGCTGGCCGACGCGGCGATCCGGCGGCGCGAGGCGAGCCGGGGCCTGGTCCAGCGGTCCGGGCCGGCATCGTCGTACGGGGGGCCGCCCGGCGTCAACGGGCTCCGGCCGCCCATCTGGTACCCGGCGATGACCGGGTTCCGGCACGGGGCCGCCGCCGTGGCGCTCTACCTGCTCTTCCTGGTCTCGCCCATCTGGCCGTACGAGCACCAGCTTCCCGAGGTGTCGCACTACGCCGACGGGCTGTTCGGCGCGCTGATGGAGAACTCGCTGGCCCTGGCGCTGATCGTGCTGGTGGCGGCGCTGCCCTGGCGGCCCGGCGCCGAGCCGGCCTTCTACACCGAGCGTCCGGCCCGGCCGGAGGCGGTCGGCCGACGCTGA
- a CDS encoding MogA/MoaB family molybdenum cofactor biosynthesis protein, producing the protein MIRARVIVASNRAAAGVYADTSGPLLVAGLRELGCTVDEPVVVADGEPVGRALREAVADRVDVVLTSGGTGVTPTDRTPDVTRAVLDYEIPGIAEAIRAHSRATVPTAALSRGLAGVAGRTLVVNLPGSTGGARDGLAVLEPILGHTVDQLRGGDH; encoded by the coding sequence GTGATCCGGGCCCGGGTGATCGTGGCGTCCAACCGGGCCGCGGCCGGGGTCTACGCCGACACCAGCGGTCCCCTGCTCGTCGCCGGCCTGCGGGAACTGGGCTGCACGGTCGACGAACCGGTGGTGGTCGCCGACGGCGAGCCGGTCGGTCGGGCGCTGCGGGAGGCCGTCGCCGACCGCGTCGACGTGGTGCTGACCAGCGGCGGCACCGGCGTGACCCCCACCGACCGGACCCCGGACGTCACCCGGGCCGTGCTCGACTACGAGATCCCCGGCATCGCCGAGGCGATCCGCGCGCACAGCCGGGCCACGGTCCCCACCGCGGCGCTGTCCCGGGGGCTGGCCGGGGTGGCGGGCCGGACGCTCGTGGTGAACCTGCCCGGCTCCACCGGCGGCGCCCGCGACGGGCTCGCGGTGCTCGAGCCGATCCTCGGCCACACCGTCGACCAGCTACGCGGCGGCGACCACTGA
- a CDS encoding ATP-binding protein, translating into MDPVRNPYAPGAGQRPPELAGRGRELDVFDVVLERIARGRPERSLMLTGLRGVGKTVLLNTLRSAAIGRLWGTGKIEARPDQSLRRPVAAALHMAVRELASRHRAPDRIDAFLGVLRAFAQRGPASADGRRGTTAPRLRDRWQPGIDVPASSGRADSGDIEIDLVELLTDAASVAADVGTGIAVFIDEMQDLGPEDVSALCAACHELSQLGAPLIVVGAGLPHLPAVLSAAKSYSERLYRYQRIDRLDRIAADQALCAPAAREGVEYESKALDLLYESSGGYPYFVQAYGKATWDNAPRSPVTADDVRVAAPEAEAELAVGFFGSRFERATPAEREYMRAMATLSRLDGDPGAARDDLDAVPTAEIARSLDRKPASLSPARDALIKKGLIYSGERGTVAFTVPHFGRYLRTQPG; encoded by the coding sequence GTGGATCCCGTCCGCAACCCGTACGCCCCGGGCGCGGGGCAACGCCCACCCGAGCTGGCCGGTCGGGGGCGGGAGCTCGACGTGTTCGACGTGGTGCTGGAGCGGATCGCCCGGGGGCGACCGGAGCGCAGTCTGATGCTCACCGGGCTGCGCGGGGTGGGCAAGACCGTCCTGCTCAACACGCTGCGTTCCGCGGCGATCGGCCGGCTGTGGGGCACCGGCAAGATCGAGGCCCGGCCGGACCAGTCGTTGCGGCGGCCGGTGGCGGCGGCCCTGCACATGGCGGTACGCGAGCTGGCCTCCCGGCACCGGGCGCCCGACCGGATCGACGCGTTCCTCGGCGTGCTCAGGGCGTTCGCCCAGCGCGGCCCGGCGAGCGCCGACGGGCGGCGGGGCACGACCGCCCCGCGCCTGCGGGACCGCTGGCAGCCGGGCATCGACGTGCCGGCGAGCAGCGGCCGGGCCGACTCCGGGGACATCGAGATCGACCTGGTCGAGCTGCTCACCGACGCGGCGAGCGTGGCCGCCGACGTGGGCACCGGCATCGCCGTGTTCATCGACGAGATGCAGGATCTCGGCCCGGAGGACGTCTCCGCGCTCTGTGCCGCCTGCCACGAGCTGTCGCAGCTCGGCGCGCCGTTGATCGTGGTGGGCGCCGGGCTGCCCCACCTGCCGGCGGTGCTCAGCGCGGCCAAGTCGTACTCCGAGCGGCTCTACCGTTACCAGCGCATCGACCGGCTGGACCGGATCGCCGCCGACCAGGCGCTCTGCGCGCCGGCCGCGCGGGAGGGCGTCGAGTACGAGTCGAAGGCGCTCGACCTGCTGTACGAGTCCTCCGGCGGCTACCCGTACTTCGTCCAGGCGTACGGGAAGGCCACCTGGGACAACGCGCCCCGCTCGCCGGTCACCGCCGACGACGTCCGGGTGGCCGCCCCGGAGGCCGAGGCGGAGCTGGCGGTGGGGTTCTTCGGCTCCCGCTTCGAGCGGGCCACCCCGGCCGAGCGGGAGTACATGCGGGCGATGGCGACGCTGTCCCGCCTCGACGGCGACCCCGGGGCGGCGCGGGACGACCTGGACGCGGTGCCGACCGCCGAGATCGCCCGGTCCCTGGACCGGAAACCGGCGAGCCTCTCGCCGGCCCGGGACGCGCTGATCAAGAAGGGGCTGATCTACTCCGGTGAGCGGGGCACGGTCGCCTTCACCGTCCCGCACTTCGGCCGGTACCTGCGCACCCAGCCCGGCTGA
- the moaC gene encoding cyclic pyranopterin monophosphate synthase MoaC → MTEPAQLTHLDQAGAAHMVDVSAKPVSGRRAVAAGRLRTTPEVIGLLRRDGLPKGDALAVGRLAGIMGAKRTPELVPLCHPIALHSVTVDFAFTADTVEITATTRTADRTGVEMEALTAVATAGLALVDMVKAVDPAASIDAVRVLRKEGGRTGDWQRPADRP, encoded by the coding sequence GTGACCGAACCCGCGCAGTTGACGCACCTCGACCAGGCGGGCGCGGCCCACATGGTCGACGTCTCGGCCAAGCCGGTCTCCGGTCGGCGGGCCGTGGCGGCCGGCCGGCTACGGACCACCCCCGAGGTGATCGGGCTGCTCCGCCGGGACGGGCTCCCCAAGGGCGACGCGCTCGCCGTCGGGCGGCTCGCCGGCATCATGGGCGCGAAGCGCACCCCCGAGCTGGTGCCGCTCTGCCACCCCATCGCGCTGCACAGCGTCACCGTCGACTTCGCGTTCACCGCCGACACGGTGGAGATCACCGCGACCACGAGGACCGCCGACCGGACCGGCGTCGAGATGGAGGCGCTCACCGCGGTCGCCACCGCCGGGCTCGCCCTGGTCGACATGGTCAAGGCCGTCGACCCGGCGGCGTCGATCGACGCGGTACGCGTACTCCGCAAGGAGGGCGGCCGTACCGGCGACTGGCAGCGGCCGGCGGACCGGCCGTGA
- a CDS encoding DoxX family protein, whose amino-acid sequence MSPLRSLARVLLSGVFVTGGLRQFRDPGRYVEQSKPVTDRITPLLEQTAPTLPSDAETLIRANGAAQVVGGLLLATGHATRPVSLLLAGSLVPTTLAGHPFWAQDDPAARAGHQVHFLKNLGLIGGLLLAAADTGGRPSLRWRAGHRIGHSRRSVRRAVRTARRETRLAVRTATAARRLPG is encoded by the coding sequence ATGAGTCCCTTGCGCTCCCTCGCCCGAGTCCTGCTGAGCGGCGTCTTCGTGACCGGCGGGCTCCGCCAGTTCCGTGATCCCGGTCGGTACGTCGAGCAGTCCAAGCCGGTCACCGACCGGATCACGCCGCTGCTGGAGCAGACCGCGCCCACCCTGCCCAGCGACGCCGAGACGCTGATCCGGGCCAACGGGGCGGCGCAGGTGGTGGGCGGCCTGCTCCTGGCCACCGGGCACGCCACCCGGCCGGTGTCGTTGCTGCTCGCCGGGTCGCTGGTGCCGACCACCCTGGCCGGTCACCCGTTCTGGGCGCAGGACGACCCGGCGGCCCGGGCCGGCCACCAGGTGCACTTCCTGAAGAATCTCGGGCTGATCGGCGGCCTGCTGCTGGCCGCCGCCGACACGGGTGGCCGCCCCAGCCTCCGGTGGCGGGCCGGGCACCGGATCGGCCACTCCCGACGTTCGGTGCGACGTGCCGTCCGGACCGCCCGGCGGGAGACCCGGCTCGCCGTACGGACGGCGACCGCGGCCCGTCGACTTCCCGGCTGA
- a CDS encoding molybdenum cofactor biosynthesis protein MoaE — translation MARAEVTVEPLDLAGHEAAVADRRAGAVVSFQGVVRDHDHGRSVTALEYEGHPSATEVLRQVAAEVAADPDVYAVAVSHRIGPLAIGDVALVAAVSTAHRAAAFAACARLVDEVKARLPIWKRQVFADGAEEWVNCP, via the coding sequence GTGGCGCGGGCCGAGGTGACCGTCGAGCCGCTCGACCTCGCCGGGCACGAGGCGGCGGTCGCCGACCGGCGGGCCGGGGCGGTGGTCTCCTTCCAGGGCGTGGTGCGCGACCACGACCACGGCCGGTCGGTCACCGCCCTGGAGTACGAGGGCCACCCCAGCGCCACCGAGGTGCTCCGGCAGGTCGCCGCCGAGGTGGCCGCCGACCCGGACGTGTACGCGGTGGCCGTCTCGCACCGGATCGGCCCCCTGGCGATCGGTGACGTCGCCCTGGTCGCGGCGGTCAGCACGGCCCACCGTGCCGCCGCGTTCGCGGCCTGCGCCCGCCTGGTCGACGAGGTGAAGGCCCGGCTGCCGATCTGGAAACGGCAGGTCTTCGCCGACGGCGCCGAGGAGTGGGTCAACTGCCCGTGA